A single Chryseobacterium sp. DNA region contains:
- a CDS encoding WG repeat-containing protein, which translates to MKNILNVLCVFISIFVFSQTRYVKKIPVKKNAKTAVKKESSVLKTNPDLVVINKDLPVLIPKKKGDQFGYINQNGKFIIQPEYHVAVFFYEDCNLLNSPNEKVRKFGTDKYATVEKDMISYRVDKSGKRVYQFKDSDFGKCKFTEYKQQLFQAYVLNGFYGIIEKSKFVNAADYRQYQIYPQYQYLYIMEGDNVSDPMIVASQNDKFGVIDVNNKIIIPFEYSNIKRNFSWKLGKMFEVTKDGKEYYYIDANNKAY; encoded by the coding sequence ATGAAAAATATCCTGAATGTTTTGTGTGTTTTTATTTCGATTTTCGTTTTCTCGCAGACCCGGTATGTAAAGAAAATTCCGGTGAAAAAAAATGCTAAGACGGCTGTGAAAAAAGAAAGTTCAGTGCTTAAGACAAATCCCGATCTTGTGGTTATCAACAAAGATCTTCCTGTTCTGATCCCCAAAAAGAAAGGAGACCAGTTTGGATATATCAACCAAAACGGAAAATTCATTATTCAGCCGGAATATCATGTGGCTGTGTTTTTTTATGAAGACTGTAATCTCCTGAATTCACCTAATGAGAAGGTCAGAAAATTTGGAACGGACAAGTATGCCACAGTAGAAAAAGATATGATTTCTTACCGGGTGGATAAGAGCGGAAAAAGAGTGTATCAATTTAAGGATTCGGATTTTGGGAAATGTAAATTTACAGAGTACAAACAACAGTTGTTTCAGGCTTATGTTCTGAATGGTTTTTATGGGATTATCGAAAAATCAAAATTCGTAAATGCTGCAGATTACAGACAGTATCAGATTTATCCTCAATATCAGTACCTGTACATTATGGAAGGAGATAATGTATCTGACCCGATGATTGTTGCTTCCCAGAATGATAAATTCGGAGTGATCGATGTCAATAACAAGATTATTATTCCTTTTGAGTATTCCAATATTAAAAGGAATTTCAGCTGGAAACTGGGCAAAATGTTTGAAGTAACAAAAGACGGTAAAGAATATTATTATATCGATGCCAATAATAAAGCCTACTAG
- a CDS encoding bifunctional aconitate hydratase 2/2-methylisocitrate dehydratase → MSIYKDYIKEIEERKIQGLHPKPIDGAELLSEIITQIKDSGNADRSDSLKFFIYNTLPGTTSAAGVKAKFLKETILGESVVEEISPAFAFELLSHMKGGPSIEVLLDLALGNDAAIAKEAANVLKTQVFLYEADTNRLKEAFNSGNETAKEIIESYAKAEFFTKLPEVAEEIKVVTYIAGEGDISTDLLSPGNQAHSRSDRELHGKCMITPQAQEEIKALQVQHPDASVMLIAEKGTMGVGSSRMSGVNNVALWTGKQASPYVPFVNIAPIVGGTNGISPIFLTTVDVTGGIGIDLKNWVKKVDENGNPVRNENGDVVLEEAYSVATGTILTINTKEKKLYNGDKELIDLTKSFTPQKMEFIKAGGSYAIVFGKKLQTFAAQLLGIEAPAVFAPSKEISHEGQGLTAVEKIFNRNAVGTTPGKVLHAGSDVRVQVNIVGSQDTTGLMTAQELESMAATVISPVVDGAYQSGCHTASVWDKKAQANIPKLMKFMNKFGLITARDPKGEYHAMTDVIHKVLNDITVDEWAIIIGGDSHTRMSKGVAFGADSGTVALALATGEASMPIPESVKVTFKGNMKEHMDFRDVVHATQAQMLKQFGGENVFQGRIIEVHIGTLPADQAFTFTDWTAEMKAKASINISEDNTLIESLEIAKGRIQIMIDKGMDNHNKVLQGLIDKADKRIAEIRSGEKPALTPDSNAKYYAEVVVDLDAIVEPMIADPDVNNDDVSKRYTHDTIRDLSYYGGEKKVDLGFVGSCMVHKGDLKIVSQMLRNLEKQKGKVEFNAPLVVAAPTYNIIDELKAEGDWELLEKYSGFEFDDNAPKGEARVEYKNVMYLERPGCNLCMGNQEKAAKGDTVLATSTRLFQGRVVEDSERKKGESLLASTPVVVLSAIIGRIPSIDEYKAAVEGIDLTTFVPSIKELTSTSAH, encoded by the coding sequence ATGAGTATTTATAAGGATTACATCAAAGAGATTGAAGAAAGAAAAATCCAGGGGCTTCATCCAAAGCCAATTGATGGTGCTGAATTGCTAAGTGAAATCATTACACAAATTAAAGATTCAGGTAATGCTGACCGATCGGATTCTCTTAAATTTTTCATTTATAACACACTACCCGGAACAACAAGTGCAGCGGGAGTGAAAGCAAAATTTTTAAAAGAAACTATTCTAGGTGAATCCGTAGTAGAAGAAATTTCCCCGGCCTTTGCCTTTGAATTATTATCTCATATGAAGGGCGGGCCTTCTATCGAAGTGTTGCTAGACCTTGCCTTAGGTAATGATGCAGCTATTGCTAAAGAAGCGGCAAACGTTCTTAAAACACAGGTTTTTCTTTATGAAGCAGATACCAACCGTCTGAAGGAAGCATTCAACAGCGGTAACGAAACTGCAAAAGAAATCATTGAAAGCTACGCAAAAGCTGAATTCTTTACTAAACTTCCTGAAGTTGCTGAAGAAATCAAAGTGGTAACCTATATCGCTGGTGAAGGAGATATCTCTACAGATTTACTTTCTCCGGGTAACCAGGCGCACTCAAGATCTGACCGTGAACTTCATGGTAAATGTATGATCACACCTCAGGCGCAGGAAGAAATTAAAGCCTTACAGGTACAGCATCCTGATGCAAGCGTTATGCTTATCGCTGAAAAAGGAACAATGGGTGTAGGATCATCCAGAATGTCAGGAGTAAACAACGTTGCTCTTTGGACTGGAAAACAGGCCAGCCCATATGTACCATTCGTAAACATTGCTCCAATTGTAGGAGGAACAAACGGTATTTCTCCTATCTTCCTTACAACAGTAGACGTTACCGGAGGTATTGGTATCGACCTTAAAAACTGGGTGAAGAAAGTAGATGAAAACGGAAACCCTGTTCGCAACGAAAACGGTGACGTAGTTCTTGAAGAAGCTTATTCAGTGGCAACAGGAACGATTCTAACGATTAATACAAAAGAAAAGAAATTATATAACGGAGATAAAGAATTGATCGACCTTACCAAATCTTTCACTCCACAAAAGATGGAATTCATCAAAGCGGGAGGATCTTACGCGATCGTATTTGGTAAAAAACTACAGACATTTGCAGCTCAGCTTTTAGGAATTGAAGCGCCTGCTGTTTTTGCTCCGTCAAAAGAAATTTCTCACGAAGGACAAGGACTTACAGCTGTAGAAAAGATTTTCAACAGAAATGCTGTGGGAACAACTCCGGGAAAAGTATTACACGCCGGTTCAGACGTTCGTGTACAGGTAAATATCGTTGGATCTCAGGATACAACAGGTCTTATGACTGCTCAGGAATTGGAATCAATGGCAGCAACAGTGATTTCTCCGGTTGTTGACGGTGCTTACCAGTCAGGATGTCACACTGCTTCTGTTTGGGATAAAAAAGCGCAGGCTAATATTCCGAAACTGATGAAATTCATGAACAAGTTCGGTTTGATTACAGCCCGTGACCCGAAAGGTGAATACCACGCGATGACTGACGTTATCCACAAAGTTCTTAACGACATCACTGTAGACGAGTGGGCCATCATCATCGGAGGTGACTCTCATACAAGAATGTCTAAAGGGGTCGCTTTCGGAGCTGACTCAGGAACTGTTGCGCTAGCATTAGCTACCGGTGAAGCATCCATGCCGATTCCTGAATCTGTAAAAGTAACCTTCAAAGGAAACATGAAAGAACACATGGATTTCCGTGATGTGGTTCATGCAACTCAGGCTCAGATGCTGAAGCAGTTTGGAGGAGAAAACGTATTCCAGGGAAGAATCATTGAGGTTCACATCGGAACACTTCCTGCTGACCAGGCATTTACGTTTACAGACTGGACTGCTGAAATGAAGGCAAAAGCTTCTATCAACATTTCTGAAGATAATACGTTAATCGAATCACTGGAAATTGCAAAAGGCAGAATCCAGATCATGATTGACAAGGGGATGGATAACCACAACAAAGTTCTTCAGGGATTAATTGACAAAGCGGATAAGAGAATCGCAGAGATCAGATCAGGAGAGAAACCTGCCCTGACCCCGGATTCAAATGCTAAATATTATGCTGAAGTAGTGGTAGATCTTGATGCAATCGTTGAGCCAATGATTGCTGACCCGGATGTAAACAATGACGATGTATCGAAGAGATATACCCACGATACCATCAGAGATCTTTCTTACTATGGAGGTGAGAAAAAAGTAGATCTTGGCTTCGTAGGATCCTGTATGGTTCACAAAGGAGACCTTAAGATCGTTTCTCAAATGCTTAGAAACCTTGAAAAGCAAAAAGGGAAGGTAGAATTTAATGCTCCGCTTGTAGTGGCAGCTCCTACTTATAACATCATTGATGAATTAAAAGCAGAAGGAGACTGGGAATTGTTAGAAAAATATTCCGGGTTTGAATTTGATGACAATGCTCCAAAAGGAGAAGCCCGTGTTGAATACAAAAATGTAATGTACCTTGAGCGTCCCGGATGTAACCTTTGTATGGGTAACCAGGAAAAAGCGGCTAAAGGAGATACAGTTTTAGCAACTTCTACCCGTCTTTTCCAGGGAAGAGTGGTGGAAGATTCTGAACGTAAAAAAGGAGAATCTCTGCTTGCTTCAACTCCTGTTGTTGTTCTTTCTGCGATTATTGGAAGAATTCCTAGCATTGACGAGTATAAAGCTGCAGTTGAGGGTATTGACCTTACTACTTTTGTTCCTTCTATTAAAGAATTGACAAGCACAAGCGCTCACTAA
- a CDS encoding aconitate hydratase: MTFDIDMIKKVYERYPERIAAARQIVGKPLTLSEKILYTHLWEGNATQAYERGNSYVDFAPDRVAMQDATAQMALLQFMQAGKAKVAVPSTAHADHLIQAKVGADKDLQEGINKNSEVFNFLSSVCDKYGIGFWKPGAGIIHQVVLENYAFPGGMMIGTDSHTVNAGGLGMVAIGVGGADAVDVMAGMAWELKMPKLIGVKLTGKMNGWTSAKDVILKVAGILTVKGGTGCIVEYFGEGAQSLSATGKGTICNMGAEIGATTSTFGYDDSMRRYLAATGRQDVVDAADTIAEHLTGDAEVYAKPEQYFDQLIEINLSELTPHLNGPFTPDLATPVAEFRAKAEANGWPLEVEWALIGSCTNSSYEDLSRAASIVEDAVAKGVKPKAILGINPGSEQVKFTAERDGFLDSFRKFENARIFTNACGPCIGQWDREGAEKGEKNSIIHSFNRNFAKRADGNPNTHAFVASPEMVAAVAISGRLDFNPITDTLTNEAGEQVKLDEPKGFELPAKGFAVDDNGYQAPSEDGSSVAVNVSPTSDRLQLLEEFPAWDGKNIIGARVLIKAFGKCTTDHISMAGPWLKYRGHLDNISNNMLIGAVNAYNMETNKVKNELTGEYGEVPAVQRAYKAAGIPTIVVGDQNYGEGSSREHAAMEPRHLGVKAVLVKSFARIHETNLKKQGMLGITFANEADYDKIQEDDTVNFLDLDQFAPGKQLTLEFIHTDGTKDIIMANHTYNDQQIDWFKAGSALNLIKQQEK, translated from the coding sequence ATGACTTTTGATATTGATATGATCAAAAAGGTGTATGAGCGTTACCCTGAAAGAATTGCAGCAGCAAGACAAATCGTGGGAAAACCTCTTACCCTTTCAGAAAAAATCCTTTACACCCACCTTTGGGAAGGAAATGCTACACAAGCGTATGAAAGAGGAAACTCTTACGTAGACTTCGCACCAGACAGAGTAGCCATGCAGGATGCCACTGCACAGATGGCGCTTTTACAATTCATGCAGGCAGGAAAGGCTAAAGTAGCTGTTCCTTCTACTGCTCACGCAGATCACCTTATCCAGGCAAAAGTAGGTGCAGATAAAGACTTACAGGAAGGAATCAACAAAAACTCTGAGGTTTTCAACTTCTTAAGTTCTGTATGTGACAAATATGGAATCGGTTTCTGGAAGCCGGGAGCCGGCATTATCCACCAGGTTGTATTAGAGAATTATGCCTTCCCTGGAGGGATGATGATCGGTACAGACTCTCACACGGTAAATGCAGGCGGACTGGGAATGGTAGCGATCGGTGTAGGAGGTGCTGATGCAGTAGACGTAATGGCGGGAATGGCCTGGGAGCTTAAAATGCCAAAATTAATCGGGGTAAAATTAACCGGTAAAATGAATGGATGGACCTCTGCTAAAGACGTCATCTTAAAAGTGGCAGGAATCCTTACCGTAAAAGGAGGTACAGGATGTATCGTAGAATATTTCGGAGAAGGAGCTCAATCTCTTTCAGCGACCGGTAAAGGAACGATCTGTAACATGGGTGCCGAGATCGGAGCGACGACTTCTACCTTCGGATACGATGATTCCATGAGAAGATATCTGGCTGCAACAGGAAGACAGGATGTGGTAGATGCGGCTGATACAATTGCTGAACATTTAACAGGGGATGCTGAAGTATATGCTAAACCGGAACAATATTTTGATCAATTGATCGAAATCAACCTTTCTGAGCTGACCCCTCACTTAAACGGACCTTTTACTCCGGACTTAGCGACTCCAGTTGCTGAATTCAGAGCCAAAGCGGAAGCAAACGGATGGCCGTTAGAGGTTGAATGGGCCCTTATCGGTTCTTGTACCAACTCTTCCTATGAAGATTTATCAAGAGCGGCTTCTATCGTAGAAGATGCGGTAGCAAAAGGAGTAAAACCTAAAGCGATCTTAGGGATCAACCCGGGTTCTGAACAGGTTAAATTCACAGCAGAAAGAGACGGTTTCTTAGATTCTTTCAGAAAATTTGAAAACGCAAGAATCTTTACCAACGCTTGTGGACCATGTATCGGACAGTGGGACAGAGAAGGGGCAGAAAAAGGAGAGAAAAACTCAATCATCCACTCATTCAACAGAAACTTTGCCAAAAGAGCGGACGGTAACCCAAATACTCACGCCTTCGTAGCTTCACCTGAAATGGTAGCGGCTGTTGCGATCTCCGGAAGATTAGATTTCAACCCAATTACTGATACATTAACAAACGAAGCTGGTGAGCAGGTAAAACTTGACGAACCTAAAGGTTTCGAACTTCCGGCAAAGGGATTTGCAGTAGATGATAACGGGTATCAGGCTCCATCTGAGGACGGTTCCAGCGTTGCTGTGAATGTAAGCCCTACTTCAGACAGACTTCAGTTGTTAGAAGAATTCCCGGCTTGGGACGGTAAAAATATAATAGGTGCCAGGGTATTGATCAAAGCTTTCGGAAAATGTACTACCGACCATATTTCCATGGCGGGACCATGGCTGAAATACAGAGGCCACCTGGATAATATCTCCAATAATATGCTGATCGGAGCTGTAAATGCTTACAACATGGAGACGAATAAGGTTAAAAATGAATTAACAGGAGAATACGGTGAAGTACCGGCTGTTCAGAGAGCCTATAAAGCTGCAGGAATTCCAACGATTGTGGTAGGAGACCAAAACTACGGTGAAGGTTCTTCAAGAGAGCATGCTGCGATGGAGCCAAGACATCTTGGGGTGAAAGCCGTACTGGTAAAATCATTTGCAAGAATCCATGAAACCAACCTTAAGAAACAAGGAATGCTTGGAATCACTTTTGCTAATGAGGCAGATTATGACAAAATCCAGGAAGATGACACCGTTAACTTCTTAGATCTTGACCAGTTTGCACCAGGAAAACAACTGACTTTAGAATTCATTCATACAGACGGAACTAAAGACATCATCATGGCCAACCATACTTACAACGATCAGCAAATTGACTGGTTTAAGGCCGGTTCTGCCCTGAACCTGATCAAGCAACAGGAAAAATAA
- a CDS encoding LytTR family DNA-binding domain-containing protein → MKSSGQRHRIGFHEILYVESIKDYVNIRTENNEFIVLDTLKSMEDQLSEKCVRVHKSFIVNLDKIKSIGAKKVILPKHEIPIGESYRAGLLDRLK, encoded by the coding sequence GTGAAATCCTCTGGACAAAGGCATCGCATCGGTTTTCATGAGATCCTGTACGTTGAAAGTATCAAAGACTATGTCAATATCCGGACGGAAAATAATGAGTTTATCGTTCTGGACACTCTTAAATCAATGGAAGACCAGCTTTCTGAAAAATGTGTACGGGTTCATAAGTCTTTCATTGTTAATCTGGATAAAATCAAAAGTATCGGAGCTAAAAAGGTTATTCTTCCCAAGCATGAAATTCCCATCGGAGAAAGCTACAGGGCAGGGCTTTTAGACAGATTGAAGTAA
- a CDS encoding DUF5694 domain-containing protein encodes MKSFEGNRFQKVIDNVIFKSVLDTFMYMNSKESHQYGYGAYLSGDFTLREYDGADMLALYWYSRNLRMFRNIQNIPHNSEDRILVIVGNGHAAVLRQLFTSSAAYDFTEFSSLK; translated from the coding sequence TTGAAATCTTTCGAAGGAAACAGGTTTCAGAAGGTAATCGACAACGTTATATTCAAATCCGTTTTAGACACTTTTATGTATATGAATTCAAAAGAAAGCCATCAATATGGATATGGAGCCTATCTGAGCGGAGATTTTACACTGAGAGAATATGACGGCGCAGATATGCTTGCACTGTATTGGTACAGCAGAAATTTAAGAATGTTCCGCAATATTCAAAATATTCCCCACAACAGCGAAGACAGAATTCTTGTTATTGTCGGAAATGGCCATGCGGCAGTATTACGACAGCTTTTCACCTCTTCTGCAGCATATGATTTTACAGAATTCTCATCTTTAAAATAA